From Pelosinus fermentans DSM 17108, the proteins below share one genomic window:
- a CDS encoding NRDE family protein — translation MCLILFAYKHHPKYPLIVAANRDEFYSRPTAPAQYWSDDPHILAGRDLKELGTWMGITVHGRFAALTNYRDPRQHTSDALSRGHLVANYLKNQQSPQEYLEKISKQADQYNGFNLLVGDLQSLWYYGNKQGQIHPVVPGVHGLCNHLLNTPWPKLEKGRQQLAHCLMQEDDFEDELWQILTNGEQAADDLLPNTGVGLELERTLSSIFIESPEYGTRSSTILLIRQDRWVTFVERKYHSSKSSWQESSYEFQLEDHLL, via the coding sequence ATGTGCTTAATTTTATTTGCTTACAAACATCATCCCAAATACCCTTTGATTGTTGCTGCAAATCGGGATGAGTTTTATTCCCGCCCTACTGCCCCAGCCCAATATTGGTCAGACGATCCTCATATTTTAGCTGGAAGAGATTTAAAAGAGCTTGGCACTTGGATGGGAATCACTGTCCATGGACGCTTTGCAGCTCTAACCAACTATCGGGATCCTCGCCAACATACGTCAGATGCACTGTCTAGAGGACATTTAGTTGCCAATTATCTCAAGAATCAGCAATCACCCCAGGAGTACTTGGAAAAAATTTCTAAACAAGCTGATCAGTACAATGGTTTTAACCTCCTTGTTGGCGATCTGCAATCCCTATGGTATTATGGGAACAAACAAGGACAAATACATCCCGTCGTGCCTGGAGTCCACGGGCTTTGCAATCATCTATTGAATACTCCCTGGCCTAAGCTTGAAAAAGGACGCCAGCAGTTAGCCCATTGCCTTATGCAAGAGGATGATTTTGAAGATGAGTTATGGCAGATTTTGACCAATGGAGAGCAAGCTGCTGATGATCTGCTGCCAAACACAGGCGTCGGCTTGGAATTAGAGCGTACTCTCTCCTCGATCTTCATTGAAAGTCCAGAGTATGGAACACGCTCTTCTACAATCTTACTTATCAGACAAGATAGATGGGTTACCTTTGTTGAGCGAAAATATCATTCCTCTAAAAGTTCGTGGCAAGAGTCCTCATATGAATTCCAACTTGAGGATCATCTGCTATAA